A genomic region of Metopolophium dirhodum isolate CAU chromosome 1, ASM1992520v1, whole genome shotgun sequence contains the following coding sequences:
- the LOC132940625 gene encoding endothelial zinc finger protein induced by tumor necrosis factor alpha-like has translation MATRCTLFRYRCIKYVTHTGEKPYACDVCDKLFALSSSLRKYRRTHTGEKPYVCDVCDKSFAASFSLTAHRRTHTGEKPYACDVCKKSFAESGTLRKHQRTHTGEKQYACDVCDKSFAESFSLTAHKRMHTGERPYACDVCDKSFSASGSLMVHKRMHTGEKSYVCDVCDESFSVSRNLVSHKRTHIAPCLD, from the exons cCACGCGATGTACATTGTTTCGTTATCGTTGCATAAAATATgtgacacacactggcgaaaaaccgTACGCGTGCGACGTATGCGACAAGTTGTTCGCTCTAAGTAGCAGCTTAAGGAAATATCGACGCACACACACTGGTGAAAAACCGTACGTATGCGATGTATGCGACAAGTCGTTCGCGGCAAGTTTCAGTTTGACGGCAC ATAGACGCACACACACTGGAGAAAAACCGTACGCATGCGATGTATGCAAAAAGTCGTTCGCTGAAAGTGGCACTTTAAGGAAACATCAACGCACACACACTGGTGAAAAACAGTACGCATGCGATGTATGCGACAAGTCGTTCGCGGAAAGTTTCAGTTTGACGGCACACAAGCGAATGCACACTGGCGAAAGACCATACGCGTGTGATGTATGCGACAAGTCGTTCTCTGCAAGTGGCAGTTTGATGGTACACAAGCGAATGCACACTGGTGAAAAATCATATGTGTGCGATGTATGCGACGAGTCGTTCTCGGTAAGTAGAAATTTGGTGTCACACAAGCGGACGCACATTGCACCATGTCTGGATTAA